One window of the Longimicrobium sp. genome contains the following:
- a CDS encoding ABC transporter permease produces MARVTSLSSVRVGLAALRVNPLRTFLSTLGVVIGVASLVAVLSLGDGMESFARKEIARTTDIQNVFVSPVLFDTLDGVPVPREKFTLFGEEDARAAAAGVPGAAEVVITYSGTTVVRAPGAGRDRGARVTAATAGAARMYDLEVRWGRFFSEAEARAGAPVAVVSHPFAAALAPGGRPEALLGRTVEFRGGPRRIVGVLAPREGERGLAAYVPLSAGPAVMAAGEAERPRVLLVKAPRVEEVAAVKAATERWLAGRYGRGGRDFVVGTQQARAEQAMRGLLLFKLFMGAITAISLLVGGIGIMNVLLASVTERTREIGIRKAVGARRHDIVLQFLSEAVAITGSGSALGLLLGVLGAVAASAWMRASLEVPFRAGLSLSTLLVAALSALVVGLSFGTWPALRAARLSPIDAIRHE; encoded by the coding sequence GTGGCGCGCGTGACCTCCCTCTCGTCGGTGCGCGTGGGGCTGGCCGCGCTCCGCGTGAACCCGCTGCGCACCTTCCTCTCCACGCTGGGGGTGGTGATCGGCGTCGCCTCGCTGGTGGCGGTGCTGTCGCTGGGGGACGGGATGGAGAGCTTCGCGCGGAAAGAGATCGCGCGCACCACCGACATCCAGAACGTGTTCGTCTCCCCCGTGCTCTTCGACACGCTGGACGGGGTGCCGGTCCCGCGCGAGAAGTTCACTCTCTTCGGCGAGGAGGACGCGCGCGCGGCCGCCGCGGGGGTGCCCGGGGCGGCCGAGGTGGTGATCACCTACTCGGGGACCACCGTGGTGCGCGCGCCGGGCGCCGGGCGCGACCGCGGCGCCCGGGTCACGGCCGCCACCGCGGGCGCGGCGCGCATGTACGACCTGGAAGTGCGCTGGGGCCGCTTCTTCAGCGAGGCGGAGGCGCGGGCCGGCGCGCCCGTGGCGGTGGTCTCGCACCCGTTCGCGGCGGCGCTGGCGCCCGGCGGCCGGCCCGAGGCGCTGCTGGGGCGGACGGTGGAGTTCCGCGGCGGGCCGCGCCGGATCGTGGGCGTGCTGGCGCCGCGCGAGGGGGAGCGGGGGCTGGCGGCGTACGTGCCGCTCTCGGCGGGGCCGGCGGTGATGGCGGCGGGCGAGGCGGAGCGCCCCCGGGTCCTGCTGGTCAAGGCGCCGCGGGTGGAGGAGGTGGCGGCGGTGAAGGCGGCCACCGAGCGCTGGCTGGCGGGGCGCTACGGCAGGGGCGGGAGGGACTTCGTGGTGGGCACCCAGCAGGCGCGCGCCGAGCAGGCGATGCGCGGGCTCCTGCTCTTCAAGCTGTTCATGGGCGCCATCACCGCCATCTCGCTGCTGGTGGGCGGCATCGGCATCATGAACGTGCTGCTGGCGTCGGTGACGGAGCGCACGCGCGAGATCGGCATCCGCAAGGCGGTGGGGGCGCGCCGGCACGACATCGTCCTCCAGTTCCTCTCCGAGGCGGTGGCGATCACCGGCTCGGGGAGCGCGCTGGGGCTGCTGCTGGGCGTGCTCGGCGCCGTGGCGGCCTCGGCCTGGATGCGCGCCTCGCTGGAGGTGCCGTTCCGCGCCGGGCTGTCGCTCTCCACCCTGCTGGTGGCGGCGCTCTCGGCGCTGGTGGTGGGGCTCTCCTTCGGCACCTGGCCGGCCCTGCGCGCCGCCCGCCTCTCGCCGATCGACGCCATCCGGCACGAGTAG